The Herbaspirillum sp. RTI4 genome has a segment encoding these proteins:
- a CDS encoding DUF927 domain-containing protein, whose translation MSTLPVQVDVQINPPADQKLGLQAESMQENIQPKLKATNQSPKRKHSLSTEAHEAHETNTTLRKLFRSLSDVDSAETTEAKVNDYVPFPYRLTNEGIFRESKEGERSFGKTEQICSPLIIRHLTRSATGKEYGLDLGALTLDGKIIEMAIPAKQLHGDPALLANFLEDHGVRVIPSKEKALSAYLDAARTCARRRPWMTAMPRTGWSDGDKMTYVLPDKVIGSNNCVYQPEHANKMKESCKSSGTLIDWQNHIVTSIYHSDLLLFMVCASFTGPLLRPANSDSFGFNLAGMTSRGKTTALQIAASVWGCGSDPGADSNAMVRRWNSTANALEAMAEEHCDLPLCLDELGQFRNASELDKAIYSLAGGRGAERLKSDSSRRTVREWRSVFLSTGEISMAELMAQHGKQQKGGQALRILDIPFPVVDLFDKDIDAGKTVRHLKEACGNYYGTAGRAFTEWLVQKYATHARAHNNIRSRMKEISDLMNSGEAPEILRALDRFALVQTAGELAIEAGILHCTPERIATAMRAVWEMWRAAVPDVDDGRRAIKLIAQYIYAHPGHFPDSSIYKNLPLTISGYLKIKAEGALYLFNDDGFKAAIGDISKTAALHALENSGLIYKNEANRTKSKHKVSAVDTRTYFYAIRASIFDEAPLSRPIVSVAESAARQPRTSANQDNASAASLPHAFEDDVEF comes from the coding sequence ATGTCCACGCTCCCCGTCCAAGTCGATGTGCAAATAAATCCTCCAGCAGATCAAAAACTCGGCCTGCAAGCAGAGTCAATGCAAGAAAATATTCAACCCAAACTAAAAGCAACGAATCAATCTCCAAAAAGGAAACATTCTTTATCGACTGAGGCACATGAGGCACATGAGACTAATACAACCTTACGTAAGCTTTTCCGTAGTCTCTCTGATGTTGATTCCGCTGAGACAACCGAGGCAAAGGTGAATGATTATGTCCCCTTTCCTTATCGGCTCACGAATGAAGGGATTTTTCGGGAAAGCAAAGAAGGGGAAAGATCCTTCGGTAAAACGGAGCAAATATGCAGTCCGCTGATTATTCGTCATTTGACGCGAAGCGCAACAGGCAAGGAATATGGGCTTGACCTCGGGGCACTCACCTTGGACGGCAAGATCATTGAAATGGCGATCCCTGCCAAACAGCTCCATGGTGATCCAGCGTTACTCGCCAATTTCTTGGAGGACCATGGGGTACGCGTCATTCCATCGAAAGAAAAAGCGCTTAGCGCCTATCTTGATGCCGCCAGAACGTGCGCTCGCAGGAGGCCTTGGATGACTGCAATGCCCCGTACAGGCTGGAGCGACGGCGACAAGATGACTTATGTTTTACCTGACAAAGTCATCGGCTCCAATAATTGCGTCTATCAGCCAGAACATGCAAACAAAATGAAAGAGAGCTGCAAGAGCTCCGGGACACTCATCGACTGGCAGAACCACATTGTCACATCGATTTACCACAGCGACCTGCTGTTATTTATGGTCTGTGCAAGTTTCACCGGGCCCCTCTTGCGCCCCGCCAACTCAGACAGCTTTGGCTTTAACTTGGCTGGAATGACCAGCAGGGGGAAAACCACCGCATTACAAATAGCAGCCAGTGTATGGGGATGCGGCAGCGACCCAGGAGCAGACTCAAATGCCATGGTTCGCCGTTGGAATAGTACGGCCAATGCTCTCGAGGCGATGGCAGAGGAACATTGTGATCTACCACTATGCTTGGATGAGCTAGGGCAATTTCGTAATGCCAGCGAACTGGATAAGGCGATTTACTCTCTGGCAGGAGGTCGTGGCGCTGAGCGCCTCAAATCGGATAGCAGTCGTCGTACTGTCAGGGAATGGCGCTCTGTGTTCCTATCGACAGGTGAAATCTCGATGGCAGAATTGATGGCACAACATGGGAAACAGCAAAAAGGAGGGCAAGCGCTACGCATCCTTGACATCCCATTTCCTGTCGTCGACCTTTTCGATAAGGATATCGATGCAGGAAAAACCGTGCGTCATCTGAAGGAAGCTTGCGGCAACTATTACGGCACCGCTGGAAGGGCATTTACCGAATGGCTTGTCCAAAAATATGCAACGCATGCGCGAGCCCATAATAATATTCGCTCACGAATGAAAGAAATTTCCGACCTGATGAACTCTGGTGAAGCGCCAGAAATTCTACGCGCGCTAGATAGATTTGCCCTCGTTCAAACGGCGGGTGAATTGGCCATCGAAGCTGGAATTTTGCACTGCACACCCGAACGTATCGCTACCGCTATGCGAGCAGTATGGGAAATGTGGCGTGCCGCGGTACCAGATGTCGACGATGGTAGACGAGCCATCAAGCTGATTGCGCAATATATTTATGCACATCCAGGCCATTTCCCAGATAGCAGTATTTATAAAAATTTACCATTGACCATCTCCGGCTATCTAAAAATAAAAGCGGAGGGTGCGCTCTATTTGTTTAATGACGATGGATTCAAAGCTGCTATCGGCGACATCTCAAAAACCGCCGCACTACACGCCCTAGAAAACAGTGGGCTAATATACAAAAATGAAGCAAATAGAACCAAGAGCAAACACAAGGTTTCCGCAGTCGATACAAGGACCTACTTCTATGCAATACGTGCCTCAATTTTTGATGAAGCGCCATTGTCACGTCCCATAGTCTCAGTAGCAGAGTCAGCGGCGAGGCAACCCCGAACCTCCGCCAATCAAGACAATGCCTCAGCAGCCTCATTGCCTCATGCATTTGAAGATGATGTTGAGTTTTGA
- the drt2 gene encoding antiviral reverse transcriptase Drt2: MFKKKHPWYTRRGYLHFDRPIDFRTAQSIVSSPEKIAKRSFHPFIDFELSTEKVKKNPISKKLEKIPKVRPIAYASHLDSHIYSYYSYSLSKRYEKSIGELALGSSVLAFRALNKSNIEFAFDAFAEIQKRDTCHVLCLDIEGFFNNLNHETLKQAWTNVLKKENLPPDHFSVFKSLTKHSRVNRDELYELFQISKNNPKNGIERICSPGEFRARVRKNGLIKVNPVPHGIPQGSPISALLSNIYMMSFDVTVKAFVEGIGGCYLRYCDDMLLIVPTEYKNSLSVFVDQEIKKIKLTIQSSKTESRDFIRVKGVLATSKPLQYLGFLFDGDRVFLRSASLARYSERMKKGVRVAKATMAKRNAARLSRGESEKPLFKKSLYKRYSYLGRRNFVSYGYRAARIMNSKSIRRQLDGLWSRLHKEIAA, encoded by the coding sequence TTGTTCAAGAAAAAGCATCCATGGTATACGCGAAGAGGGTATTTGCATTTTGATCGTCCAATAGACTTTCGTACTGCCCAAAGTATAGTTTCCAGCCCAGAAAAAATTGCAAAGCGCAGCTTTCATCCTTTCATTGACTTTGAGCTTTCTACGGAAAAAGTCAAAAAAAATCCCATATCAAAAAAACTCGAAAAAATCCCAAAGGTGCGACCGATTGCGTACGCGTCGCATCTTGATAGCCACATTTATTCCTATTATTCTTATAGCCTTTCAAAGAGATATGAAAAGTCGATTGGCGAATTAGCGCTTGGGTCATCAGTGCTTGCTTTTCGAGCATTAAATAAGAGCAATATTGAGTTTGCGTTTGATGCATTTGCCGAAATTCAGAAGCGAGATACTTGTCATGTGCTTTGCCTCGATATTGAGGGTTTCTTTAACAACTTAAATCATGAGACACTTAAACAAGCATGGACAAATGTTTTAAAAAAAGAAAATTTACCACCTGACCATTTTTCTGTTTTTAAATCACTGACAAAGCATTCAAGGGTTAATCGGGATGAGCTCTATGAGCTTTTCCAGATTTCAAAAAATAATCCTAAAAACGGAATTGAACGGATTTGTTCGCCTGGCGAATTTAGAGCGAGAGTTAGAAAAAACGGATTAATAAAAGTCAATCCAGTACCACACGGAATTCCACAGGGGTCTCCAATAAGTGCCCTCCTGTCAAACATTTACATGATGAGTTTTGACGTAACAGTCAAAGCATTTGTGGAAGGGATTGGCGGCTGCTATTTACGGTACTGTGATGATATGTTGCTCATTGTGCCAACAGAGTACAAAAATTCATTGAGTGTTTTTGTCGATCAGGAAATAAAGAAAATAAAACTGACAATTCAGAGCTCGAAGACGGAGAGCCGAGACTTCATAAGGGTCAAAGGTGTGTTGGCAACATCTAAACCGCTCCAATACTTGGGATTTCTTTTCGACGGCGATCGTGTTTTTCTACGTTCTGCGTCTCTAGCGAGATATTCTGAGCGCATGAAAAAAGGAGTGCGGGTTGCAAAGGCAACAATGGCAAAGCGAAATGCTGCAAGACTATCTCGAGGGGAAAGTGAAAAGCCATTGTTTAAAAAGTCACTTTACAAACGATATTCTTATCTCGGGCGACGGAATTTTGTCAGTTACGGTTATCGTGCAGCGCGAATTATGAATTCAAAAAGCATCCGGCGACAGCTTGACGGTCTTTGGTCGCGTCTTCATAAGGAAATCGCCGCGTAG
- a CDS encoding type I restriction-modification system subunit M, with translation MDNNIMNQQNLADFIWNVADTLRGDFKQSEFGRIILPFTVLRRLECVLEPTRKQVQQQYAGLKGSLVDLDLVLPSTAKASFYNISEFSLATVGSTTTRANLEDFIAKFSANARQVFEHFAFDGWLTKLENANLLYLVTQKFAAIDLHPDTISNHEMGLVFEHLIRKFAESANDTAGEFFTPRDVVRLVTTLVFSSDHEALNGKGVVRTVYDCAAGTGGFLSSAIEQVAEWNPNARLIPYAQELNPETYAISVADKLIQGYDTKNIKLGNTLSNDLLPHEQFDYCLANPPFGVKWEKVQKHVQDEQKNLGFGGRFGAGLPRVGDGSLLFLMHLLSKRKPVEQGGSRIGIVLSGSPLFNGGAGSGESEIRRWILENDWLEAIIALPNDLFYNTGIGTYVWVLSNHKDASRKGRVQLIDATSMHAPMRKSLGSKRKLLSEAQIAEIARQHDGFVEAPTAKIFNTTDFGYRRITVDRPLRLSFAVTAESLATYRDIKGAEHADAFAVLLERDGHFDDLPSFLTAARVKKLGKAAQKAVFTYFGTKCPEAEPIKDADGKLLPDADLRENENIPLNQDINDYFKREVLPHVPDAWIDESKRDEMDGQIGIVGYEINFNRYFYQYLPPRKLADIDADLKAVEMEIAALLNEVTA, from the coding sequence ATGGACAATAACATCATGAACCAACAAAACCTTGCCGATTTCATCTGGAACGTTGCCGACACTCTGCGCGGCGATTTCAAGCAGTCCGAGTTTGGCCGCATCATCCTGCCCTTTACCGTGCTGCGCCGTTTGGAGTGCGTACTGGAACCCACCCGCAAACAGGTGCAGCAACAATACGCCGGATTAAAAGGGTCGCTGGTTGATCTGGACTTGGTCTTGCCCAGTACCGCCAAGGCGAGTTTTTACAATATTTCCGAATTTAGTCTGGCCACGGTCGGCTCCACCACCACCCGCGCCAACCTGGAAGACTTCATCGCAAAGTTCTCGGCCAACGCGCGCCAGGTGTTCGAACACTTCGCTTTTGACGGCTGGCTGACCAAGCTGGAAAATGCCAACCTGCTGTATCTGGTCACGCAAAAGTTTGCCGCCATCGACCTGCATCCAGACACCATCAGCAATCATGAGATGGGCCTGGTGTTCGAGCATCTGATCCGCAAGTTTGCCGAATCGGCCAACGACACCGCCGGGGAGTTTTTTACCCCGCGTGATGTGGTGCGGCTGGTGACGACCCTGGTGTTCTCTAGTGACCACGAAGCGCTGAACGGCAAAGGCGTGGTGCGCACCGTGTACGACTGCGCCGCCGGTACCGGTGGCTTCCTATCCTCGGCGATCGAGCAGGTCGCCGAGTGGAACCCCAATGCCCGCCTGATCCCGTACGCTCAGGAATTGAACCCCGAGACCTATGCGATCTCGGTGGCGGACAAGCTGATCCAGGGGTACGACACCAAAAATATCAAGCTCGGCAATACCCTCTCTAACGACCTGCTGCCACACGAACAGTTCGACTATTGTCTGGCGAATCCACCGTTCGGGGTGAAATGGGAAAAGGTGCAAAAGCACGTGCAGGACGAGCAAAAAAATCTCGGTTTTGGCGGTCGCTTCGGCGCGGGCCTACCGCGTGTTGGCGATGGTTCTTTGCTGTTTTTGATGCATCTGCTGTCCAAACGTAAACCGGTGGAGCAAGGTGGTAGCCGCATCGGCATCGTGCTGTCCGGCTCGCCGCTGTTTAACGGCGGAGCAGGATCGGGGGAATCGGAAATCCGCCGTTGGATATTGGAAAACGACTGGTTAGAGGCCATCATCGCGCTGCCGAATGACCTATTCTACAACACCGGCATTGGCACCTACGTGTGGGTTCTTTCCAACCACAAGGACGCCAGCCGCAAAGGCCGAGTGCAGCTGATCGACGCCACCAGCATGCATGCGCCGATGCGCAAATCGTTAGGCAGCAAGCGCAAGTTGCTATCCGAGGCACAGATCGCCGAGATAGCGCGCCAGCACGATGGCTTTGTCGAAGCCCCTACCGCCAAGATTTTTAACACCACCGACTTTGGTTATCGCCGCATTACTGTCGATCGCCCGCTGCGCCTGAGTTTTGCCGTGACAGCGGAAAGCCTTGCCACCTACCGCGACATCAAAGGCGCCGAGCATGCCGATGCCTTTGCCGTGCTGCTGGAACGCGATGGCCATTTTGATGACCTGCCCAGCTTCCTCACGGCGGCCAGGGTGAAGAAGCTGGGGAAGGCAGCGCAGAAGGCCGTGTTTACCTACTTCGGTACCAAATGCCCTGAGGCTGAGCCAATCAAGGACGCCGATGGCAAGCTGCTGCCCGATGCCGACCTGCGCGAAAACGAGAACATCCCACTTAATCAAGACATCAACGACTACTTCAAACGTGAAGTGCTGCCGCATGTGCCGGATGCTTGGATCGACGAAAGCAAGCGCGACGAGATGGACGGCCAAATTGGCATCGTCGGCTATGAGATCAACTTCAACCGCTATTTCTACCAGTACCTGCCGCCGCGTAAGTTGGCAGATATCGACGCCGATCTGAAAGCCGTAGAGATGGAAATTGCTGCGCTGCTAAACGAGGTAACGGCATGA
- a CDS encoding tyrosine-type recombinase/integrase, whose product MPSLRGALKSAARGHHAAITPDDLPEFLRAFNKIEGRMYIPTKVMFRLMMLTFVRTSELTTTEWAEIDFENEKWLIPWQRMKMGKKKFNPRKVNHHVFLPDQGWKLLRELHTITGNNKYLFPNLRDPTQPATNWGILAALKRMGYARKMTGHGFRSLAMGIIKERLGYRHEVVDRQLSHALGDAYGEAYDRALFLDERKIMMQQYADYLYNVESSNPNP is encoded by the coding sequence GTGCCGAGTCTGAGGGGCGCTCTGAAATCGGCGGCAAGAGGACATCACGCAGCAATTACACCAGACGATCTACCAGAATTTCTGCGTGCCTTTAACAAAATAGAAGGGCGCATGTACATCCCCACCAAAGTCATGTTTCGCCTCATGATGCTTACCTTCGTTCGGACCAGTGAACTAACTACAACAGAGTGGGCAGAAATTGATTTTGAAAATGAAAAATGGCTTATCCCCTGGCAACGCATGAAAATGGGAAAAAAGAAATTCAATCCACGCAAGGTCAATCATCATGTATTTCTACCCGACCAAGGTTGGAAGCTATTACGGGAACTTCACACAATTACAGGCAATAACAAGTACCTGTTTCCGAATTTGCGAGATCCGACGCAACCAGCCACCAACTGGGGCATCCTGGCGGCCTTGAAACGTATGGGCTACGCAAGGAAGATGACCGGGCATGGATTTAGGTCCTTGGCGATGGGGATAATTAAAGAGCGCCTAGGCTACCGCCATGAAGTCGTGGATCGACAGTTATCCCATGCATTAGGTGATGCTTATGGTGAAGCCTATGATCGAGCACTATTTCTTGATGAGAGAAAAATCATGATGCAACAATACGCAGACTATTTGTACAACGTTGAATCAAGCAACCCGAATCCCTAA
- a CDS encoding restriction endonuclease subunit S → MSYYKPYSAYKDSGVGWVGEVPSDWDVTPLFAVASERKESNKGMVEDNLLSLSYGSIVKKDINTNDGLLPESFETYQIVRPGDIIFRLTDLQNDKRSLRTAVVSTKGIITSAYVAVSPKSIEPRYFNYLLRAYDVQKVFYSMGGGMRQSMKFEDLRRMPILVPGKDEQEIICKMLDRETVRIDGLVSKKTSFIELLREKRQALITHAVTQGLDHSVKMKDSRVKWLGDVPAHWDVAPMKYICELLKDGTHLPPPRVDDGPRLLSVRNIVDGCFTDRDDDSKISQDDYRELCRSFVPLEGDVLLAIVGGTLGKTAIIPVKLNNFHIQRSLAIFRPRQKRMKSSWLHLIFQSSLFQSLLWEHAGYSAQPGIYLGALGGFAVPQPPIEEQTRIMNYVDIQTSPIDTLITKTERSLELLKDRRSALITAVVTGQIDVRPNTDRQDQQAA, encoded by the coding sequence ATGAGCTATTACAAGCCCTATTCGGCATACAAGGATTCTGGGGTGGGGTGGGTTGGCGAGGTACCTTCTGATTGGGACGTAACTCCACTATTTGCCGTTGCAAGCGAAAGGAAGGAGTCCAACAAAGGAATGGTTGAAGACAACTTACTGTCTTTGAGCTACGGCTCCATTGTCAAAAAAGACATCAACACAAATGATGGTTTGCTGCCGGAGTCGTTTGAGACCTATCAAATAGTCAGACCAGGCGACATTATTTTTAGGTTGACTGACTTGCAGAATGATAAACGAAGTCTTCGTACTGCAGTTGTCAGCACGAAAGGGATCATCACTTCAGCTTACGTGGCCGTGAGCCCAAAATCGATAGAGCCACGGTATTTTAATTATCTTCTTCGAGCTTACGATGTTCAAAAAGTTTTTTATTCGATGGGCGGCGGCATGCGTCAATCGATGAAATTTGAAGACTTGCGTCGCATGCCAATACTCGTCCCTGGCAAAGATGAGCAGGAGATTATTTGTAAAATGCTCGATCGCGAAACCGTCCGCATCGACGGTCTGGTCAGCAAGAAAACTAGCTTTATCGAACTGCTGCGCGAAAAGCGCCAGGCGCTGATCACTCACGCCGTCACTCAGGGCCTCGATCACAGCGTGAAGATGAAGGATTCTAGGGTAAAGTGGCTGGGGGATGTGCCAGCGCATTGGGACGTAGCACCAATGAAATATATATGTGAGCTTCTAAAGGACGGCACCCATTTACCTCCGCCTCGTGTTGACGATGGGCCACGATTGTTGAGTGTTAGAAATATTGTTGATGGTTGTTTCACCGATCGCGACGACGACTCAAAAATATCCCAGGATGACTATCGGGAACTTTGTCGATCTTTTGTACCCCTTGAAGGAGATGTTTTACTTGCTATTGTCGGAGGGACGCTTGGAAAGACAGCCATTATTCCAGTGAAATTGAATAATTTTCATATCCAGCGAAGCTTAGCTATTTTCAGGCCTCGCCAAAAACGAATGAAGTCTAGTTGGCTTCATTTGATATTCCAATCAAGTCTTTTTCAATCGTTATTGTGGGAACATGCCGGTTATTCAGCTCAACCCGGCATTTACCTTGGTGCACTCGGCGGCTTCGCCGTGCCACAACCTCCCATTGAAGAGCAAACGCGGATTATGAATTATGTCGATATACAAACAAGCCCCATCGATACTCTCATCACCAAAACTGAACGCAGCCTCGAACTGCTCAAGGACCGCCGGAGTGCATTGATTACTGCGGTAGTTACTGGGCAGATCGACGTCAGGCCGAACACCGATCGGCAAGATCAGCAGGCGGCTTGA
- a CDS encoding helix-turn-helix transcriptional regulator, translating into MHYLPETGYLRLSQIIGNKKANPITVPIIPISRSSWLTGVKTGRFPQPIKLGSRTTVWRVEDIRGLIEQTGCHSVSQVTIHATKGE; encoded by the coding sequence ATGCACTATTTACCAGAAACGGGCTATCTGCGCCTAAGCCAAATTATCGGTAACAAAAAGGCTAATCCCATCACTGTTCCGATCATCCCGATTAGTCGAAGCAGCTGGTTAACAGGGGTCAAAACTGGACGTTTCCCCCAACCAATTAAGCTAGGCTCACGCACCACAGTTTGGAGAGTCGAAGATATTCGCGGCTTAATCGAACAAACAGGATGTCATTCTGTCAGCCAAGTAACTATTCATGCGACGAAAGGAGAATGA
- a CDS encoding IS3 family transposase (programmed frameshift): protein MKNRFTEEQIIGVLKEAETGVKVAELCRKHGISDATYYNWKAKFGGMTVSEAQRLKVLEAENAKLKRLLAESMLDNAALKDVVGRKLVSPQARRDAVSYVMENHGIGVTRACGLMGISRSLYRYESTRPSDEQLAGRLTELAGQKRRYGYRRLHVLLCREGWLINPKRTYRVYHAAGLMVRRRKRKRIAGVERQPKVVALGPNQSWSMDFVSDGFIDGRRLRCLNIVDDFTKECLAIEVDTSLPGRRVVAVLERLAENRGLPRSVTVDNGPEFISKVLDEWAYRKQLQLRFIEPGKPQQNAYIESFTGKFRDECLNEHWFLSMRHAREVIAAWRQEYNEERPHSALGYLTPNRFADSF from the exons ATGAAGAATCGATTCACGGAAGAACAGATCATTGGCGTATTAAAAGAAGCGGAAACTGGTGTAAAAGTGGCGGAGCTTTGCCGGAAACACGGTATTAGCGACGCCACCTATTACAACTGGAAAGCGAAATTCGGCGGGATGACGGTATCCGAAGCACAACGACTCAAGGTTCTTGAAGCAGAGAACGCCAAGTTGAAACGCTTGCTGGCAGAATCAATGCTCGACAACGCAGCTCTCAAGGATGTTGTTGGCCGAAAGT TGGTAAGCCCACAAGCCAGACGTGACGCCGTTTCCTATGTCATGGAAAACCACGGAATAGGTGTTACGCGTGCTTGTGGGCTGATGGGCATTTCCAGGTCGTTATATCGGTATGAATCGACTCGCCCGAGCGACGAACAGTTGGCAGGACGATTGACTGAACTGGCTGGTCAGAAGAGGCGTTACGGATATCGACGCCTGCATGTGCTGCTGTGCCGGGAAGGTTGGTTGATTAATCCTAAGCGTACGTATCGGGTTTACCACGCAGCCGGTTTGATGGTGCGTCGACGCAAGCGCAAGCGTATCGCTGGCGTTGAACGGCAGCCGAAGGTAGTAGCACTGGGACCGAATCAGAGTTGGTCGATGGACTTTGTATCGGATGGATTTATTGACGGACGTCGCCTGCGCTGTTTGAATATCGTCGATGATTTCACAAAAGAGTGTTTGGCAATAGAAGTGGATACCTCACTGCCTGGTCGCCGTGTCGTGGCTGTTTTAGAGCGTTTGGCAGAAAATCGAGGGTTGCCCAGATCGGTGACTGTAGATAACGGCCCCGAGTTTATTAGCAAGGTACTCGATGAATGGGCTTACCGAAAACAGCTTCAATTGCGATTTATCGAACCGGGCAAGCCGCAGCAGAATGCCTATATTGAAAGTTTCACCGGTAAGTTTCGGGATGAATGTTTGAATGAGCATTGGTTTTTATCAATGCGTCATGCACGGGAAGTCATCGCCGCATGGCGTCAGGAATACAACGAGGAGCGCCCCCACAGCGCACTTGGCTACCTGACACCGAACAGATTTGCAGATAGTTTTTAA
- a CDS encoding nucleotidyltransferase domain-containing protein: MTSLTIPLLGIIIPIMGIYADALFTKTQQRVLAVLYGQSQRSFYANEIIGLASIGSGAVQRELARLEASALVTVRRVGNQKHYQANHEAPIFEELRSIVLKTFGVADVLRAALHSLWPLVDIAFVYGSLAKGTEHASSDVDLMVIGAVTSNAELLEALLPAQAQLGRVVNPTLYTPDEFAQRVRDGRSFIVRVLEQPKIFVKGSEHDITRLGSAG, translated from the coding sequence ATGACTAGCTTGACAATACCCTTATTGGGTATTATTATTCCCATTATGGGTATTTACGCAGACGCACTATTTACGAAGACGCAACAGCGAGTGCTGGCCGTGCTATATGGTCAGTCACAGCGGTCGTTTTACGCCAACGAAATTATTGGGTTGGCGTCAATCGGTTCTGGTGCCGTGCAGCGCGAGCTAGCGCGACTGGAAGCTTCGGCCTTGGTGACCGTGCGACGAGTGGGAAATCAAAAGCATTACCAGGCAAACCACGAAGCACCAATATTTGAAGAGCTACGCAGTATTGTTTTAAAAACGTTCGGCGTGGCCGATGTATTGCGCGCAGCGCTTCATTCACTGTGGCCGCTGGTGGATATTGCGTTTGTCTACGGTTCACTGGCTAAAGGTACTGAGCATGCCAGCAGTGACGTTGATTTGATGGTGATTGGAGCAGTGACGTCAAATGCAGAATTACTTGAAGCGCTATTACCAGCTCAAGCGCAGTTGGGACGCGTTGTGAACCCGACTCTCTACACACCGGACGAGTTTGCACAACGCGTGCGCGATGGTCGGTCATTCATCGTCCGGGTACTGGAGCAACCTAAAATCTTTGTCAAGGGGTCCGAACATGATATTACCCGCCTCGGCAGCGCTGGCTAA